A single genomic interval of Rhododendron vialii isolate Sample 1 chromosome 3a, ASM3025357v1 harbors:
- the LOC131320546 gene encoding uncharacterized protein LOC131320546: MQNCIKRERIWNMGFSIEGRARRVLRGVKTLFFLITMLISLLLFSAPVLLVAADAILPPALLSASLPSSFLSLRTLSSHLTNYDFRYSLIDIPLISLVRSAVILCVYSFCDGPRLSRGPYLCITTMFSVSSLVFVSLKAPFVFGDSIVDQDGHVRAIEVALFVCSLALAIGHVVVAYRTSCRERRKLLVYKIDIEAVTACKNGFPRYQKRLQEERVK, from the exons ATGCAAAATTgcatcaagagagagagaatttggaaCATGGGTTTCTCAATAGAAGGCAGAGCAAGAAGGGTCCTAAGGGGAGTCAAGACACTCTTCTTCTTGATCACCATGTTGATCTCCCTCCTTTTGTTCTCTGCTCCGGTCCTCCTCGTCGCCGCCGACGCCATCCTTCCTCCGGCTCTCTTGTCGGCATCTCTCCCTagttcttttctctctctccgtacTCTTTCTTCCCATCTCACCAACTACGACTTCCGCTACTCTCTCATCGACATTCCTCTCATCTCCCTCGTCAGGTCAGCTGTCATACTAT GTGTTTATAGTTTTTGCGATGGACCGAGACTTTCAAGGGGGCCGTATTTGTGTATCACGACTATGTTTTCTGTGTCTTCGCTGGTGTTTGTATCGTTGAAGGCTCCGTTTGTGTTTGGCGATTCGATTGTGGACCAAGATGGCCATGTTCGAGCCATCGAAGTGGCTTTGTTCGTGTGTTCGCTGGCTTTGGCAATAGGTCATGTAGTTGTGGCGTACAGGACTAGTtgcagagagagaaggaagcTCCTGGTCTACAAAATTGATATTGAAGCT GTGACCGCGTGCAAAAATGGGTTTCCGAGGTACCAGAAAAGACTCCAAGAAGAAAGAGTAAAGTAA